A genomic region of Sulfobacillus acidophilus DSM 10332 contains the following coding sequences:
- a CDS encoding cell wall hydrolase SleB (PFAM: Cell Wall Hydrolase~COGs: COG3773 Cell wall hydrolyses involved in spore germination~InterPro IPR011105~KEGG: adg:Adeg_0042 spore cortex-lytic enzyme~PFAM: Cell wall hydrolase, SleB~SPTR: Spore cortex-lytic enzyme) translates to MFFKQLIAPYRTGIASVMVLLAAMPVLGLSQSIVAPALTPWVKKMSKNPKRFHMDRLIVRVGHRQWVGGLDVSRLFRSKPVTVHPIPRVQPSPSISSSTLTLLAEVVMAEAGNQPEAAQIGVADVVLHRTRTPGFPQTISAVLYQPGQFDSVMTGMIDRVVPSPQVWAATRAALAGVNVVPGAVYFDTPSEDAANPWSHQLVGCREIGAMRFCQGIRSSS, encoded by the coding sequence ATGTTTTTTAAGCAGTTAATCGCTCCGTACCGAACGGGCATCGCATCGGTCATGGTGTTGCTTGCGGCCATGCCGGTCTTAGGGTTATCTCAAAGCATCGTGGCCCCGGCTCTGACTCCCTGGGTCAAAAAAATGTCCAAAAATCCTAAACGATTTCATATGGATCGCCTGATAGTTCGGGTCGGGCATCGTCAATGGGTGGGGGGGCTAGACGTTTCTCGTCTGTTCCGGTCGAAACCGGTCACTGTTCATCCCATTCCCCGAGTTCAGCCCTCCCCCTCGATCTCGTCATCCACCCTCACCTTATTGGCCGAGGTGGTCATGGCCGAAGCGGGCAATCAGCCGGAAGCGGCACAAATTGGTGTGGCGGATGTCGTTTTGCATCGAACGAGAACACCGGGCTTCCCGCAGACTATTTCGGCGGTTCTCTATCAACCGGGCCAATTTGATTCGGTCATGACGGGCATGATTGATCGGGTTGTCCCGTCGCCTCAAGTCTGGGCCGCCACCCGCGCGGCCTTGGCCGGAGTCAATGTGGTGCCAGGGGCGGTGTATTTCGATACCCCATCGGAAGACGCCGCCAATCCGTGGAGCCATCAATTAGTGGGATGCCGCGAGATAGGAGCCATGCGATTTTGCCAAGGGATTCGGTCATCGTCATAA
- a CDS encoding hypothetical protein (PFAM: CobQ/CobB/MinD/ParA nucleotide binding domain~KEGG: slp:Slip_1920 response regulator receiver protein) has translation MAWHVLIAIDAEQNADFVTWAERYRTDGVLSIQTASSAPEVITQLNHLTGAVVILASSALPELTQWAKTWVAMGKARSDPTRCVVLADGTPDGVPGPLGSLADIPEFLAWATVVEGTVPPDNPQIVEYDFDQLARLVLSPGNGPETLSSSAPPLEPPTTKSPAPSPSRLGWFRSRKSQQPIANSAQKSVPSVTERPRSPRPSPRQIASQRPPELLVVMGGKGGVGKTFLTASLIGSAAQQWGGVVGLDMDYFKPNLALYFWPETDQGPDLGELFQQWEIAQSSGVTTADAQRRLVEQWLAHIPRLAQGMTIVPGPHRDTAGALLPPMGMPDTLLTWALERREATVIVDTAPTLDEAALQAARLAEKRGRILLVTTPEWDALLETDRIGRQLRDYWGIAPDCMGVVVNYRAQKGGVSLDDIRGTHLASWPVWGVIPYVPRIAQVALTRHHPPALERDRAIQNLWRVLL, from the coding sequence ATGGCTTGGCATGTCCTGATTGCCATTGATGCCGAACAGAACGCCGATTTCGTGACGTGGGCCGAACGGTATCGCACGGACGGCGTGCTCAGTATTCAAACGGCATCCTCAGCCCCCGAAGTTATAACCCAGTTAAATCACCTCACGGGGGCCGTTGTTATCCTGGCGTCCTCGGCCCTGCCGGAGTTAACTCAATGGGCCAAAACCTGGGTCGCGATGGGCAAAGCCCGGTCGGATCCGACACGCTGTGTCGTCTTAGCGGATGGCACACCGGACGGGGTTCCGGGACCATTAGGGAGTTTAGCGGACATTCCCGAATTTTTGGCCTGGGCCACAGTGGTCGAAGGCACGGTGCCCCCGGATAACCCGCAAATCGTAGAATATGATTTTGATCAATTGGCCCGGCTGGTCTTATCTCCGGGGAACGGGCCAGAAACCCTGTCATCCTCGGCCCCGCCCCTTGAACCGCCCACGACAAAATCCCCCGCCCCGTCGCCTTCTCGGTTAGGGTGGTTCCGATCTCGGAAGTCCCAGCAGCCCATCGCGAACTCGGCTCAAAAATCGGTCCCGTCCGTGACAGAGCGGCCCCGATCTCCCCGCCCATCCCCGCGGCAGATCGCCAGTCAACGGCCTCCGGAATTGCTGGTGGTCATGGGCGGAAAGGGCGGAGTGGGCAAAACCTTTTTGACCGCGAGTCTGATTGGGTCGGCGGCTCAACAATGGGGCGGTGTAGTTGGGTTGGATATGGATTATTTCAAACCCAATTTGGCGCTGTATTTTTGGCCGGAAACGGACCAAGGACCGGATTTGGGCGAACTCTTCCAACAATGGGAGATCGCGCAATCCTCGGGGGTCACGACCGCCGACGCGCAACGGCGGTTGGTCGAACAATGGTTGGCTCACATCCCTCGCCTGGCCCAGGGCATGACCATTGTTCCCGGCCCTCACCGGGACACCGCCGGGGCCTTATTGCCCCCGATGGGGATGCCCGATACCTTGCTCACATGGGCCTTAGAACGGCGGGAGGCGACGGTCATTGTGGACACGGCCCCGACGTTAGACGAAGCGGCCCTGCAAGCGGCGCGGTTGGCGGAAAAACGGGGACGGATTCTCCTCGTCACTACCCCGGAATGGGACGCCTTGCTAGAAACTGACCGCATTGGTCGCCAACTCCGGGATTATTGGGGCATCGCCCCTGACTGTATGGGGGTCGTGGTGAATTATCGCGCTCAAAAAGGGGGGGTCAGCTTAGATGACATTCGGGGAACGCATTTAGCGTCGTGGCCGGTCTGGGGGGTCATCCCGTATGTGCCACGGATTGCCCAGGTCGCCCTCACTCGGCATCATCCCCCGGCCTTGGAGCGCGACCGGGCGATCCAGAATTTATGGCGAGTGTTACTTTAA
- a CDS encoding transposase IS3/IS911 family protein (PFAM: Integrase core domain; Transposase~InterPro IPR002514~KEGG: swo:Swol_0995 transposase IS3/IS911~PFAM: Transposase IS3/IS911~SPTR: Transposase IS3/IS911 family protein;~manually curated) → MTKQKRYSATFKSQVVLEMLKEEKTVSQIAAEYGIHPSQLHRWKRQALENFPQLFTESQVLQQQAQAHQQQLTELYAEIGKLTTQVEWLKKKNLASTLTRDERITLLDRGVDTLPLTTQAALLSLNRSSLYYRPVGPDAEEIALKHRIDEIYTDRPFYGSRRITAQLNREGYTVNRKRVQRYMREMGIWGLAPGPQTSTRHPQHPVYPYLLNGVTPAYPNHVWGIDVTYIRLVHGWLYLVAIIDWYSRFVVAWELSETLELPFVLTAAERALSIATPTIWNHDQGSHFTSPQYTALLLAKEVQISMDSKGRALDNVLTERLWRSVKYEEVYLHDYRSPREARSGLSRYFTFYNYHRLHQSLGYTPPAAWYTPLPSLAGSGVSRD, encoded by the exons ATGACGAAACAAAAGCGGTATTCCGCTACCTTCAAGAGCCAAGTGGTGCTCGAAATGCTCAAGGAAGAAAAAACCGTTAGCCAGATTGCTGCCGAATACGGCATTCATCCCAGTCAATTGCATCGCTGGAAGCGCCAGGCGCTCGAGAATTTTCCGCAGTTGTTTACCGAGTCCCAAGTACTCCAACAACAGGCCCAAGCCCACCAACAACAGCTGACCGAGCTGTATGCGGAAATCGGGAAACTGACCACCCAGGTCGAGTGGCTTAAAAAAAAA AATCTGGCCTCGACCCTGACCCGCGATGAACGGATCACCTTGCTGGATCGGGGAGTGGATACCCTGCCGTTGACGACGCAAGCCGCGTTGTTAAGCCTCAACCGCTCGAGCCTCTATTACCGGCCCGTCGGGCCGGATGCCGAGGAGATCGCGCTGAAGCATCGCATCGATGAAATTTACACCGATCGACCGTTTTACGGATCCCGGCGAATAACGGCTCAGTTGAACCGTGAGGGTTACACCGTGAACCGCAAACGCGTGCAGCGCTATATGCGGGAGATGGGGATCTGGGGGCTCGCGCCGGGCCCCCAGACCAGCACTCGCCATCCCCAGCACCCGGTGTATCCGTATTTATTGAACGGTGTCACGCCGGCGTACCCCAATCATGTGTGGGGGATTGACGTGACCTATATCCGGTTGGTACATGGTTGGCTTTACCTGGTGGCCATTATTGATTGGTATTCCCGGTTTGTCGTGGCGTGGGAGCTCTCCGAAACGTTGGAACTGCCCTTTGTGCTCACGGCCGCGGAGCGGGCGTTGTCCATCGCCACTCCGACCATTTGGAATCATGATCAAGGCAGCCATTTTACCAGCCCCCAATACACGGCCTTGTTGTTGGCTAAGGAGGTACAAATCAGCATGGACAGTAAAGGGCGAGCGTTGGACAATGTGTTGACGGAACGGCTGTGGCGCAGCGTGAAATATGAAGAAGTCTATCTACACGATTACCGTTCACCACGGGAAGCCCGATCAGGCTTGAGCCGATACTTTACGTTCTATAACTATCACCGGCTGCATCAATCCTTAGGCTACACGCCACCCGCGGCCTGGTATACGCCCCTCCCGTCCCTCGCCGGGAGTGGGGTTTCCCGGGATTGA
- a CDS encoding diguanylate phosphodiesterase (PFAM: EAL domain~COGs: COG2200 FOG: EAL domain~InterPro IPR001633~KEGG: bbe:BBR47_30630 hypothetical protein~PFAM: Diguanylate phosphodiesterase, predicted~SMART: Diguanylate phosphodiesterase, predicted~SPTR: Diguanylate cyclase/phosphodiesterase with PAS/PAC and GAF sensor(S)) — protein sequence MKITFWQQPIYATATHQIVGVEWLTRREGEETAAELWRWAAEHHAIATLERWILDHLVQWRFAPADTDSSLVWFINLHPQGVVREVLQDIVEWKDRQHRLAPVVWELLESDGWTPDVITRLTQAHSVLALDDWGNHRDTTNRLVTWPVQWVKLDARLVQQLPHPAMRQWVETLHTYHMHQHKYLVAEGVETPEQWQIVQQLGIPYCQGFALAMPQPFRTVEWPDPSANVLMVD from the coding sequence ATGAAAATCACCTTTTGGCAACAGCCCATCTATGCCACGGCCACGCATCAGATTGTCGGGGTCGAATGGCTCACGCGGCGGGAGGGCGAGGAGACAGCGGCGGAATTGTGGCGATGGGCGGCGGAACATCACGCGATTGCGACCTTGGAACGCTGGATTCTGGACCATTTAGTCCAATGGCGGTTCGCACCGGCCGACACTGATTCCTCATTGGTCTGGTTCATCAATTTGCATCCCCAAGGCGTTGTCCGCGAGGTGCTACAGGATATCGTGGAATGGAAGGATCGGCAACACCGTTTGGCTCCTGTCGTGTGGGAATTGTTGGAAAGTGACGGATGGACCCCCGACGTGATTACGCGCCTGACCCAAGCGCATAGTGTCCTCGCGCTCGATGATTGGGGCAACCATCGGGATACGACGAATCGATTAGTAACATGGCCGGTCCAATGGGTGAAACTCGATGCCCGTTTAGTGCAGCAATTGCCCCATCCCGCGATGCGGCAATGGGTGGAAACCCTGCATACCTATCATATGCACCAGCACAAATATCTTGTCGCGGAAGGCGTGGAAACGCCCGAACAATGGCAGATTGTGCAACAATTGGGGATTCCCTATTGCCAAGGCTTTGCGCTCGCAATGCCCCAGCCCTTTCGGACGGTCGAGTGGCCGGACCCCTCTGCTAATGTTCTGATGGTTGATTAA
- a CDS encoding hypothetical protein (COGs: COG1112 Superfamily I DNA and RNA helicase and helicase subunits~KEGG: bca:BCE_3231 hypothetical protein~SPTR: Conserved domain protein) produces MGTTITLYTLLPLFDAWATWELRQHWHRHHWQTRPITRNLVDNTFEIQFPTLAEAEACQQAWVADETAEWLWMTPNTRQGSIVTIVAWNVSAGRATCQWPDDAEVPLPRDPGVLFPRPTNTVERLRQRWAEAARTQSGSASLAAWVGGVLSAATMPVVAADAVQKTPETDPPLTEDQRRAVHTALTAPVTWIWGPPGTGKTSVITAIVQACWERGESVLVTAPTHVAVDEPLQRIAQAWDARPDRRDALYRGSILRWGRRVSARLHEAVLSHGTVADAIWTVRRAEREQHITAWRLLITQQLSRHATWDALWADTTWLAALTPSQRDSRVIPSGVFAQPLPATGPITSADRQTLTDAWDQWQQQDPWVFRPPLVPMIQGMTLAQLVATPPGEPVDVVIIDEVTMAALPLVMYAALWARKRVVVVGDFLQLPAIVPEETVWPAADRPLVRRWIHATAFSAQGITAQHIPAYPSLVALRDQFRMAEPICRVVNALAYAPHITLRTHTTPLPPRWPDATAHVVQVVPATSRAERTPQGSWVNPDHQILIDAIVRQILTHDPHTTIALLTPFRAQTHALYQRWRHDPRVMAATLHRMQGAERDIVILDPVRIGHWPQHPFLGATDTALQLWNVAVSRARRQVWWIAPAHWPGETVPARLTQWVQRVGQVIRIDERHSAEGV; encoded by the coding sequence TTGGGGACCACTATAACCCTTTATACCCTTTTGCCGCTGTTTGATGCGTGGGCGACCTGGGAATTGCGCCAACATTGGCATCGTCACCACTGGCAGACGCGGCCCATCACCAGAAACCTCGTAGACAACACGTTCGAGATACAATTTCCGACCCTTGCGGAGGCGGAAGCCTGTCAGCAGGCTTGGGTGGCGGATGAGACGGCGGAATGGCTCTGGATGACTCCGAACACGCGCCAAGGCAGCATCGTAACCATTGTGGCCTGGAATGTCTCGGCAGGCCGGGCCACTTGCCAATGGCCCGACGATGCGGAGGTTCCCTTGCCTCGCGATCCAGGGGTGTTGTTCCCCCGGCCCACCAATACCGTCGAACGTTTGCGGCAGCGATGGGCGGAAGCGGCCCGAACGCAGTCGGGGTCCGCGTCCTTGGCGGCCTGGGTCGGGGGGGTTCTGTCCGCGGCGACCATGCCGGTGGTCGCGGCTGATGCCGTCCAAAAGACACCCGAAACAGATCCGCCGTTGACCGAGGATCAACGGCGAGCGGTTCACACGGCTTTGACGGCTCCGGTGACCTGGATTTGGGGACCGCCGGGGACGGGCAAAACGAGCGTGATTACGGCCATTGTCCAGGCGTGTTGGGAACGCGGGGAATCGGTCTTAGTCACAGCCCCGACGCATGTGGCTGTGGATGAACCGCTCCAACGCATCGCCCAAGCCTGGGATGCCCGCCCGGATCGGCGCGATGCGCTGTACCGGGGAAGCATTCTGCGCTGGGGCCGTCGCGTCTCAGCACGGTTGCACGAGGCGGTATTAAGCCACGGCACGGTCGCGGACGCCATTTGGACGGTTCGCCGGGCCGAACGAGAACAGCACATCACCGCGTGGCGCCTGTTGATTACGCAGCAGTTGTCGCGTCATGCGACCTGGGATGCGTTGTGGGCGGATACGACGTGGTTGGCTGCTTTAACACCAAGCCAACGAGACTCGCGGGTCATCCCGTCAGGGGTTTTTGCGCAACCATTGCCCGCAACGGGGCCGATCACGTCTGCCGACCGTCAGACGCTCACCGATGCGTGGGATCAGTGGCAACAGCAAGATCCGTGGGTCTTTCGCCCGCCCCTCGTTCCGATGATTCAGGGGATGACACTGGCCCAACTGGTCGCGACACCCCCCGGAGAACCCGTGGATGTGGTGATCATCGATGAAGTGACGATGGCCGCCTTGCCTCTGGTCATGTACGCGGCATTATGGGCACGCAAACGGGTCGTCGTCGTGGGGGATTTTTTGCAACTCCCGGCCATTGTGCCGGAGGAGACCGTGTGGCCGGCAGCAGACCGTCCGTTGGTTCGCCGGTGGATTCACGCGACAGCCTTTTCTGCGCAGGGCATTACGGCCCAGCACATTCCGGCGTATCCGAGTTTGGTGGCGTTGCGCGATCAATTTCGCATGGCGGAGCCGATTTGTCGGGTCGTCAATGCGTTGGCGTATGCCCCGCATATCACCTTGCGAACCCACACGACGCCGCTACCCCCTCGGTGGCCCGATGCGACCGCCCACGTGGTGCAGGTGGTGCCAGCGACGAGCCGGGCGGAACGCACTCCGCAGGGGTCTTGGGTCAACCCGGATCATCAAATCCTCATTGATGCCATCGTCCGCCAAATCCTGACGCATGACCCGCACACCACGATTGCCCTGTTGACGCCGTTTCGGGCGCAAACCCATGCCTTATATCAGCGATGGCGTCACGATCCTCGCGTGATGGCCGCAACCTTGCATCGGATGCAGGGGGCCGAACGCGACATCGTGATTTTAGATCCGGTGCGGATTGGGCATTGGCCGCAGCACCCGTTCTTGGGGGCAACGGACACGGCCTTGCAACTCTGGAATGTCGCGGTGTCGCGGGCGCGGCGGCAAGTGTGGTGGATTGCCCCGGCACATTGGCCGGGGGAGACGGTGCCGGCCCGGTTAACGCAATGGGTTCAACGGGTAGGTCAGGTGATACGGATCGACGAGCGGCACTCCGCCGAGGGGGTTTAA
- a CDS encoding diguanylate cyclase (PFAM: GGDEF domain~TIGRFAM: diguanylate cyclase (GGDEF) domain~COGs: COG2199 FOG: GGDEF domain~InterPro IPR000160~KEGG: azl:AZL_013480 hypothetical protein~PFAM: Diguanylate cyclase, predicted~PRIAM: Diguanylate kinase~SMART: Diguanylate cyclase, predicted~SPTR: Putative uncharacterized protein;~TIGRFAM: Diguanylate cyclase, predicted): protein MISWRRRSVYWTEQRLRRTQWTFWGILAVVLVGISGWLVQMTSMMWTWPAQIPAQATAALQTTLVRWFEGGGIAAWERHGIPAWTPLSFNARRVVIPAISLQSAMASTMPNMSSLSNLSGMSSPPLVTSKNGMTGRAISSSVMPTMSSRTPPPLSHRPMPAPSPIEWQAVPPVPPIFQGWWTGSWPQNHGSVTAWLRRAWTTHRPQTWVTGRQVGIAWPIRVHGRWQVYLAQTSLRPWVVAANANNRFLFWYTAGEFATVAVILAFLYWGIERWVIRPIRWQAQRDLMTSLYNQITFWELAEQLAARAAATHTPLSVLALDMDRFKSVNDTYGHQVGDLALKTLAEAILTNIRESDLPGRIGGEEFAVVLPQTAWRDAKIVAERIRVTLENTPVDPITHPLTVSIGVSALGEGEDVRSLMKRADQALYQAKDQGRNRVVVISPPAVSEMA from the coding sequence ATGATCTCGTGGCGTCGGCGATCTGTCTACTGGACGGAACAACGATTGCGGCGTACCCAATGGACCTTTTGGGGTATTTTAGCCGTGGTCCTTGTCGGCATCAGTGGATGGCTGGTTCAAATGACCAGCATGATGTGGACGTGGCCGGCCCAAATTCCGGCCCAGGCCACGGCAGCGTTGCAGACGACGCTGGTGCGTTGGTTTGAAGGGGGCGGCATCGCCGCCTGGGAACGGCATGGCATCCCGGCGTGGACGCCGTTGTCCTTCAACGCGCGGCGCGTGGTCATTCCGGCGATTTCTCTTCAATCAGCGATGGCGTCCACCATGCCCAATATGTCATCCCTGTCGAACCTGTCGGGGATGTCCAGCCCCCCGTTAGTGACCTCGAAGAACGGGATGACGGGCCGGGCGATCTCGTCCTCGGTCATGCCCACGATGTCGTCGCGGACGCCGCCCCCGTTGAGTCATAGGCCCATGCCCGCACCATCCCCGATTGAATGGCAGGCAGTTCCTCCGGTTCCGCCGATTTTTCAGGGATGGTGGACAGGATCGTGGCCGCAAAACCACGGCTCGGTCACCGCATGGCTCCGCCGGGCCTGGACGACACACCGCCCCCAAACGTGGGTCACCGGTCGGCAAGTCGGCATCGCCTGGCCTATTCGGGTTCACGGACGCTGGCAGGTGTATCTGGCGCAAACTTCCTTGCGCCCGTGGGTCGTAGCCGCGAACGCCAATAATCGCTTTCTGTTTTGGTATACCGCGGGAGAGTTTGCGACCGTCGCGGTCATTTTGGCTTTCCTCTATTGGGGCATTGAGCGATGGGTCATTCGCCCCATTCGCTGGCAGGCCCAGCGCGATTTGATGACCAGTCTCTACAACCAAATCACGTTTTGGGAATTGGCGGAACAATTGGCCGCCCGCGCGGCTGCTACACACACGCCCTTAAGTGTCTTAGCCCTCGACATGGATCGGTTTAAATCGGTCAACGATACCTACGGCCATCAAGTCGGGGATCTGGCGCTAAAAACCTTGGCCGAAGCCATTTTAACCAATATTCGCGAATCGGATTTACCGGGGCGGATTGGGGGCGAAGAGTTTGCGGTCGTGTTGCCGCAGACCGCCTGGCGCGATGCGAAGATTGTCGCCGAGCGGATTCGTGTGACGTTGGAAAATACCCCGGTGGATCCGATTACGCATCCATTAACTGTGAGCATCGGAGTTAGCGCGTTGGGCGAAGGCGAGGACGTGCGCAGTTTGATGAAACGGGCTGACCAAGCCTTGTATCAAGCCAAAGATCAAGGCCGCAACCGCGTCGTGGTCATTTCGCCGCCCGCCGTATCCGAAATGGCTTAA
- a CDS encoding Isoprenylcysteine carboxyl methyltransferase (PFAM: Isoprenylcysteine carboxyl methyltransferase (ICMT) family~InterPro IPR007269~KEGG: scl:sce1267 hypothetical protein~PFAM: Isoprenylcysteine carboxyl methyltransferase~SPTR: Putative uncharacterized protein) — protein sequence MPGTSSRARRWTRIGEWVGAGVIAYGFLHAALVTGIDGRTIAMLADRPAYLNAIIYLIWQGLALRGWVYGHWHSRAVAAPIGGIGVALVDTGFYLVANWIVGPLHPWRWGPTVSLLGNDLVILGMVVTAGWGIWAFRTLGREFSVTPVPPTHRVTTGPYRWVAHPIYTAYAVQNGFMVVCYPSWGSLGLYALWLGLVGWRIRWENRILQSITKERTA from the coding sequence ATGCCCGGTACATCCTCGCGAGCTCGTCGATGGACGCGGATTGGTGAATGGGTGGGGGCAGGGGTGATTGCCTATGGATTTCTTCACGCCGCCCTCGTGACGGGCATTGACGGGCGGACTATCGCGATGCTCGCAGATCGTCCAGCCTATCTCAACGCGATAATTTATCTCATTTGGCAAGGCTTGGCTTTGAGGGGATGGGTTTACGGTCACTGGCATTCTCGCGCTGTCGCGGCTCCCATTGGGGGCATCGGCGTGGCCTTAGTGGATACGGGCTTTTATTTGGTGGCGAACTGGATTGTGGGGCCTCTGCATCCGTGGCGGTGGGGGCCAACGGTGTCGCTCCTGGGGAATGATCTGGTGATCCTGGGCATGGTGGTAACCGCCGGATGGGGGATCTGGGCCTTTCGGACGTTGGGGCGCGAATTTAGTGTGACGCCTGTTCCGCCTACACACCGGGTGACAACGGGGCCTTATCGCTGGGTTGCACATCCTATCTATACTGCGTATGCGGTGCAAAACGGCTTCATGGTGGTGTGTTATCCCTCGTGGGGGAGTCTGGGGCTGTATGCCCTGTGGTTGGGCCTCGTGGGATGGCGAATCCGGTGGGAAAATCGCATTCTACAATCGATCACGAAGGAGCGAACGGCATGA
- a CDS encoding DNA-cytosine methyltransferase (PFAM: C-5 cytosine-specific DNA methylase~TIGRFAM: DNA-methyltransferase (dcm)~COGs: COG0270 Site-specific DNA methylase~InterPro IPR001525~KEGG: xal:XALc_0203 DNA (cytosine-5-)-methyltransferase~PFAM: DNA methylase, C-5 cytosine-specific~SPTR: Cytosine-specific methyltransferase;~TIGRFAM: DNA methylase, C-5 cytosine-specific) has translation MALRVGSVFSGSGAMDLAFEQAGAEIAWQIELDAAAQSVLARHWPETPRYADVTQVDPADLDVVDVLIGGFPCQDLSISGRRRGLAGARSGLFYEWIRLLESLRPRWFLLENVPGLFSSNARRDFAYVLSALDQCGYGVAWRVLDSRYFGVPQRRRRVFIVGYLGTPAGPCQVLFKSDGLSRDLAAGRPTRDSLAAPVGMGAAATSGRGHSRRVDRSAHRIAGTLMASGAGLSRVAGQTHEIDFLVGPDDEAVAWGIRLSQTGANGTPVAQNVSPTITTDGAMAVFSEEACQPCTQPPDDPTWVITKAERIDMDADMTPTLRATSIRNLAVQTPDLVRRFTPREAERLQGLPDDWTRWGADGRELSDEARYRLIGNAITVPVVRWIAERIVQIDAVRDQWPEILNA, from the coding sequence ATGGCCTTGCGAGTCGGATCAGTCTTTTCGGGATCAGGGGCGATGGATTTAGCGTTTGAACAAGCAGGGGCCGAAATTGCTTGGCAAATTGAACTTGATGCCGCCGCCCAGTCCGTTTTGGCCCGGCATTGGCCGGAGACGCCGAGGTATGCGGACGTGACCCAGGTTGATCCAGCCGACTTGGACGTTGTCGATGTGTTAATTGGCGGTTTCCCGTGCCAAGATCTGTCAATTAGCGGTCGGCGTCGAGGATTGGCCGGTGCAAGGAGTGGATTGTTTTATGAATGGATCCGATTGTTGGAATCGCTACGGCCCCGCTGGTTCCTCCTTGAAAATGTTCCCGGACTGTTTTCTTCCAACGCCCGACGCGATTTCGCATACGTTCTTTCCGCCTTGGACCAATGCGGGTATGGTGTGGCGTGGCGCGTGTTGGACAGCCGGTATTTCGGAGTCCCCCAGCGTCGCCGTCGAGTGTTCATTGTCGGCTATCTTGGAACCCCCGCCGGTCCCTGCCAAGTATTATTTAAGTCCGACGGCCTGTCGAGGGATCTTGCAGCGGGCCGCCCGACGAGGGATTCTCTTGCCGCCCCGGTTGGAATGGGCGCTGCGGCAACAAGCGGGCGAGGCCATTCCCGACGAGTTGATCGCTCGGCTCACCGCATTGCAGGCACGTTGATGGCGTCGGGGGCCGGATTGAGCCGGGTCGCCGGGCAAACGCATGAGATCGACTTTTTGGTGGGTCCCGATGACGAAGCCGTGGCGTGGGGCATTCGGCTCAGTCAAACCGGAGCGAATGGGACGCCTGTGGCTCAGAACGTCAGTCCGACGATAACGACGGACGGGGCGATGGCCGTATTTTCCGAAGAGGCGTGCCAACCGTGTACTCAGCCCCCCGACGATCCGACGTGGGTGATTACCAAAGCCGAACGGATCGATATGGATGCCGATATGACGCCAACGCTGCGAGCCACATCCATTCGGAACTTAGCGGTTCAGACGCCGGACCTGGTCCGCCGCTTTACGCCCCGCGAGGCCGAACGCTTGCAAGGATTGCCGGATGATTGGACGCGGTGGGGGGCGGATGGGCGGGAATTATCCGACGAGGCACGATATCGCTTAATCGGCAATGCCATCACGGTGCCGGTCGTGCGATGGATTGCGGAACGCATCGTGCAAATCGATGCGGTTCGGGATCAGTGGCCTGAAATTTTAAATGCCTAA